The following coding sequences lie in one Rutidosis leptorrhynchoides isolate AG116_Rl617_1_P2 chromosome 6, CSIRO_AGI_Rlap_v1, whole genome shotgun sequence genomic window:
- the LOC139852295 gene encoding methylenetetrahydrofolate reductase (NADH) 1-like, whose amino-acid sequence MKVIQKILESTAAGDAGKVVFSFEFFPPKTEEGVENLFERMERMVAHDPTFCDITWGAGGSTADVTLEIARRMQNLVCVETMMHLTCTNMPLEKIDHALETIKKDGIQNVLALRGDPPRGQDKFVQIQGGFACALDLVAHIRKSYGDYFGIAVAGYPEAHPEVIESNGLATPESYQKDLAYLKRKVDAGADVIVTQLFYDVDNFLKFVNDCRQIGITCPIVPGIMPINNYNGFIRMTGFCKTKIPSEITAALEPIKDNEEAVRAYGVHLGTEMCKKIMASGIKTLHLYTLNMEKSALAILTNLGLIEESKISRPLPWRRPTNLFRLKEDVRPIFWANRPKSYITRTTGWEQYPHGRWGDASNASYGALTDHQFLRPRSRDKKVQEEWVVPLKKFDDISEKFMKYCLGQLKTSPWSELDGLQPETKIIDEQLASINLKGFLTINSQPAVNGAKSDSPSIGWGPAGGYVYQKAYVEFFCSAEKLNALVEKSKEYPSLTYIAVNKEGSLVSNVGKNDVNAVTWGVFPAKEIIQPTVVDPSSFLIWKDEAFEIWSRGWAQLYPEDDSSRSLLQEVQKTHYLVSLVDNDYINSNLFSVFKGF is encoded by the exons ATGAAGGTAATTCAGAAGATTCTAGAATCAACGGCGGCCGGAGACGCCGGAAAAGTTGTATTCTCATTCGAATTTTTTCCACCTAAAACCGAAGAAGGTGTTGAAAACTTATTCGAACGAATGGAACGAATGGTGGCTCATGATCCTACATTTTGTGATATAACTTGGGGAGCAGGCGGATCAACGGCTGATGTAACGTTAGAGATAGCAAGACGAATGCAGAATTTAGTGTGTGTTGAAACTATGATGCATTTAACCTGTACAAATATGCCGTTGGAGAAAATAGATCATGCTTTGGAGACTATTAAAAAAGATGGAATTCAGAATGTTTTGGCCCTTAGAGGTGATCCGCCACGTGGACAGGATAAGTTTGTTCAGATCCAGGGCGGTTTCGCCTGTGCTCTTGATCTG GTTGCGCATATCCGCAAGTCATATGGTGACTATTTTGGCATAGCTGTTGCTGGTTACCCAG AGGCACACCCTGAGGTTATTGAAAGCAATGGCTTGGCTACACCAGAATCATATCAAAAGGATCTTGCTTACCTTAAAAGAAAG GTTGACGCTGGAGCAGATGTGATCGTCACTCAACTTTTCTACGATGTTGACAACTTTCTCAAGTTTGTGAATGACTGTCGGCAAATTGGAATTACCTGCCCCATTGTTCCGGGTATTATGCCAATTAACAACTATAATGGCTTCATCCGCATGACCGGCTTCTGCAAAACTAAG ATCCCATCTGAAATTACTGCTGCTTTGGAGCCAATCAAAGACAATGAGGAGGCTGTTAGAGCTTATGGGGTCCATCTTGGAACTGAAATGTGCAAGAAGATCATGGCTAGCGGAATCAAAACGCTGCATCTTTATACACTCAACATGGAGAAGTCTGCACTGGCAATTTTAACT AATCTTGGATTGATCGAAGAGTCTAAGATATCAAGGCCACTACCATGGAGGAGACCTACCAACCTTTTCCGTCTTAAGGAGGATGTGAGACCAATATTCTG GGCCAATCGTCCAAAGAGCTACATAACAAGAACTACGGGTTGGGAGCAATATCCACATGGGCGTTGGGGTGATGCTTCTAATGCATCATATGGAGCATTAACCGACCATCAG TTTTTGCGCCCACGTTCACGTGACAAGAAAGTTCAAGAAGAGTGGGTGGTTCCATTGAAAAAGTTTGATGATATTTCCGAG AAATTCATGAAATACTGCCTTGGGCAGCTAAAAACTAGCCCTTGGTCTGAACTAGATGGACTTCAGCCAGAGACAAAGATTATCGACGAACAACTAGCCTCAATCAACCTCAAGGGTTTCCTCACCATTAACAGCCAACCGGCAGTTAATGGAGCGAAATCTGACTCCCCATCGATTG GATGGGGCCCTGCAGGTGGATACGTTTACCAGAAAGCGTATGTAGAGTTTTTCTGCTCAGCCGAAAAATTAAACGCTCTCGTGGAAAAATCCAAGGAGTACCCTTCACTCACATACATCGCCGTCAACAAAGAAGGCAGTTTGGTTTCCAACGTCGGGAAAAATGACGTGAACGCAGTAACATGGGGAGTATTCCCAGCTAAGGAAATCATTCAACCAACTGTTGTTGATCCTTCAAGTTTCTTGATATGGAAGGACGAGGCGTTTGAAATCTGGTCAAGAGGATGGGCCCAACTGTATCCTGAGGATGATTCTTCTAGATCTCTTCTCCAAGAGGTTC